A section of the Mesorhizobium loti genome encodes:
- a CDS encoding acyltransferase family protein: protein MTQTAFLNPSHAVVSTHAGTVAGERFQVLDSWRGICALLVALFHFPTASSISQSAFVGSSYLFVDFFFVLSGFVIASSYANRLSRPEEVARFALVRFGRIYPLHLLMLAAFAGFELLRLMLPQLHGTGAAPFTSGFDPGSLLANLLLLQGMGFEDQLTWNAPSWSISAEFFAYLLFAGVVFVAGARAWIWFVAAAVTAPLFLLGFSTHHMDVSYDFGFIRCLYGFSLGALLAWFQHDSIAGARQLLARSGPRMDWTLAEIVMVAVIVLFVSLAGSNDFGIAAPVVFVLALFLFAHEGGWISALLRTPFMLTLGALSYSIYMVHIFVQARLINFAGIVERKLGLGLIGDFVLRGQPATGFGAGWAGIGAIVIMLVATIAASWITWRLVEMPAMAWFRRLSRRI from the coding sequence ATGACGCAGACCGCGTTTCTTAATCCGTCCCATGCCGTGGTGTCGACCCATGCCGGTACGGTAGCGGGAGAGCGCTTCCAGGTTCTCGATTCGTGGCGCGGCATCTGCGCGCTTCTGGTGGCGCTGTTTCACTTCCCGACCGCCTCGTCTATCTCGCAAAGCGCCTTTGTGGGTTCGTCCTACCTTTTCGTCGACTTCTTCTTCGTTCTTTCCGGTTTCGTCATCGCCAGCAGCTACGCCAATCGGCTGAGCCGGCCGGAAGAGGTCGCCCGCTTCGCGCTGGTGCGTTTCGGCCGCATATACCCGCTGCATCTGCTGATGCTTGCGGCCTTTGCGGGATTCGAGTTGCTGCGGCTGATGCTGCCGCAACTGCATGGCACCGGCGCAGCTCCTTTCACCAGCGGTTTCGACCCTGGAAGTCTGCTTGCCAATCTGCTTCTGCTGCAGGGAATGGGCTTTGAGGATCAATTGACCTGGAATGCGCCAAGCTGGAGCATTTCGGCCGAGTTCTTCGCCTATCTCTTGTTCGCGGGCGTGGTCTTCGTCGCCGGCGCGCGTGCCTGGATATGGTTTGTCGCCGCCGCCGTCACCGCGCCGCTGTTCCTGCTCGGCTTCTCCACGCATCATATGGACGTGTCCTACGATTTCGGCTTCATCCGCTGTCTCTACGGCTTCTCGCTCGGCGCCCTGCTGGCCTGGTTTCAGCATGATTCCATTGCAGGGGCGCGACAGCTTCTTGCCAGGAGCGGCCCGCGCATGGACTGGACGCTTGCCGAAATCGTCATGGTGGCGGTCATCGTCCTTTTCGTCTCGCTGGCGGGCAGCAATGATTTCGGCATCGCCGCGCCTGTGGTGTTCGTACTGGCGCTGTTTCTCTTCGCCCATGAAGGCGGATGGATCTCCGCCTTGCTGAGGACGCCGTTCATGCTCACGCTCGGCGCGCTGTCCTATTCGATCTACATGGTCCACATCTTCGTCCAGGCGCGTCTGATCAATTTTGCCGGGATCGTTGAGCGCAAGCTCGGCCTTGGCCTGATCGGCGACTTCGTGCTGCGCGGACAGCCCGCGACCGGCTTCGGCGCCGGCTGGGCCGGGATCGGGGCAATCGTCATCATGCTCGTCGCCACCATCGCCGCCTCCTGGATTACGTGGCGCCTGGTCGAGATGCCGGCCATGGCATGGTTCCGCCGGCTATCCAGGCGCATCTGA
- the rpsI gene encoding 30S ribosomal protein S9 has protein sequence MAELSSLAELGAATGNTNTQAAAPVHVQKLDKSGRAYATGKRKNAIARVWVKPGSGKIVVNDKEFATYFARPVLQMILNQPIIASNRAGQYDIVATVVGGGLSGQAGAVRHGISKALTYYEPALRAVLKKGGFLTRDSRVVERKKYGKAKARRSFQFSKR, from the coding sequence ATGGCTGAGCTTTCCTCGCTCGCAGAACTGGGCGCCGCCACCGGCAACACCAACACGCAGGCCGCGGCCCCGGTCCACGTCCAGAAGCTCGACAAGTCGGGCCGCGCCTATGCCACCGGCAAGCGCAAGAACGCCATTGCGCGCGTCTGGGTGAAGCCGGGCTCCGGCAAGATCGTCGTCAACGACAAGGAATTCGCGACCTATTTCGCGCGTCCGGTCCTGCAGATGATCCTCAACCAGCCGATCATCGCCTCCAACCGCGCGGGCCAGTACGACATCGTCGCCACCGTCGTCGGCGGCGGTCTCTCCGGCCAGGCCGGTGCGGTTCGTCACGGCATCTCCAAGGCGCTGACCTACTACGAGCCGGCGCTGCGCGCCGTGCTCAAGAAGGGCGGCTTCCTGACCCGCGACAGCCGCGTCGTCGAGCGCAAGAAGTACGGCAAGGCGAAAGCCCGCCGCAGCTTCCAGTTCTCGAAGCGCTAA
- a CDS encoding PaaI family thioesterase, with protein sequence MPAQTNLKPVLTAAQINTLMETVFPQLNENSAAYEAIDVFPGGCIVRLNAGERHLRPGGTVSGPALFTLADIGGYVCVLSHAGPDALSVTTNLNINFVRKAEAGPIDGHCRILKLGKSLMVFDIDIVAGPEGHTIAHATGTYSIPPKRIGDVVK encoded by the coding sequence ATGCCCGCCCAGACCAATCTCAAACCGGTGCTGACCGCAGCGCAGATCAATACGCTGATGGAGACCGTCTTCCCGCAACTCAACGAGAATTCCGCCGCCTATGAGGCGATCGACGTGTTCCCCGGCGGCTGCATCGTGCGACTCAATGCTGGCGAGCGGCATCTGCGTCCCGGCGGCACGGTGTCCGGCCCGGCCCTGTTCACGCTGGCCGATATTGGCGGTTATGTCTGCGTGCTCAGCCATGCCGGGCCGGATGCGCTCTCGGTCACCACCAACCTCAACATCAACTTCGTGCGCAAGGCCGAGGCCGGACCGATCGACGGCCATTGCCGCATCCTGAAGCTGGGAAAGAGCTTGATGGTGTTCGACATCGACATCGTCGCCGGCCCGGAAGGACACACGATCGCGCACGCCACGGGCACCTATTCGATCCCGCCGAAGCGCATTGGCGATGTGGTAAAATAA
- a CDS encoding class I SAM-dependent methyltransferase, translating into MSSPEPIKFTDGAAYERFMAPWSRSAGALFIDWLAPDPGRAWVDVGAGNGAFTELILAKSAPSSVCAIDPSDAQIATARQKISAKQVELSIGDAMALPYDANRFDVAVMALVLFFVPDPRKGASEMLRVTKPGGIVASYTWDVMRGGTPTQHLWEEMDAMGKPAARPPSAEVSRFAALKALWAELGIRDVETRELVVERTFADFDDYWLSMVVSSPSGIVGKLSDAESAELKRRLKDRLPASATGAITVHAWSTAIKGRKAA; encoded by the coding sequence ATGTCGTCACCCGAACCGATCAAATTCACCGACGGCGCGGCTTACGAGCGCTTCATGGCTCCCTGGAGCCGATCCGCCGGGGCTTTGTTCATCGACTGGCTGGCGCCGGACCCCGGACGGGCCTGGGTTGATGTCGGTGCCGGCAACGGCGCGTTCACTGAGCTCATTCTAGCGAAGTCCGCCCCTTCGTCCGTTTGCGCGATCGATCCCTCCGACGCGCAGATTGCGACTGCTCGGCAGAAAATCTCGGCAAAGCAGGTCGAGCTGTCGATTGGCGATGCGATGGCCCTTCCCTACGACGCCAACCGCTTCGACGTCGCGGTGATGGCGCTGGTGCTGTTCTTCGTCCCCGACCCGCGCAAGGGCGCCTCGGAAATGCTCCGCGTCACCAAGCCCGGCGGCATCGTCGCGTCCTACACCTGGGACGTCATGCGCGGCGGCACCCCTACACAGCATTTGTGGGAGGAGATGGACGCGATGGGCAAACCGGCCGCACGTCCGCCGAGCGCGGAGGTCTCGCGTTTCGCGGCGCTGAAGGCGCTTTGGGCGGAGCTCGGCATCCGCGATGTCGAGACGCGCGAGCTTGTCGTCGAACGCACCTTCGCCGACTTCGACGATTATTGGCTATCCATGGTCGTGAGCAGCCCGAGCGGAATCGTCGGGAAGCTGTCGGATGCGGAGAGCGCGGAGCTTAAACGCCGACTAAAGGACAGACTGCCGGCAAGCGCCACGGGAGCGATCACGGTTCACGCATGGTCGACGGCGATCAAGGGGCGAAAGGCCGCTTAA
- a CDS encoding glycerophosphodiester phosphodiesterase family protein translates to MRTIWLSLLLSTVLAAACGQASAGESRARQILDRFEHANQWRDHVMVAAHRAGGMQAGKTLYAENSLAAVEGSIAMGAEIVEVDIRRSKGGAFVVMHDSWLDRTTTCKGEVVNYTLDELRACRLVVEGTGSVTNERVSTLREMLLATRDRILINLDNKLDVGDLPGMIAVARDLGMADQVIVKENLWNQNRIATVKAAMTAIGGGVQFMPIIADDAVHDAGFAETVDHAFSPHAIELINWRAGAETLTETGGPLFSTRMRAAAVRGNWHIWADTYAIVNKPGGFLAGGRGDELAVKASLPREAWGFWADRGATIIQTDEPKAAIDWLAANGFRVPYAGTGERIEPAATASIN, encoded by the coding sequence ATGCGGACAATCTGGCTGAGCCTTCTGCTTTCCACGGTACTTGCGGCTGCCTGCGGCCAGGCCTCGGCGGGCGAAAGCCGCGCCAGGCAGATTCTCGACCGCTTCGAGCATGCCAACCAGTGGCGCGACCATGTCATGGTGGCAGCGCACCGGGCCGGCGGCATGCAGGCCGGCAAGACGCTGTACGCGGAAAACTCGCTTGCCGCCGTCGAAGGCTCGATCGCCATGGGCGCGGAGATTGTCGAGGTCGACATCAGGCGCTCGAAGGGCGGCGCGTTCGTCGTCATGCATGACAGTTGGCTCGATCGCACCACGACCTGCAAGGGCGAGGTGGTGAACTATACGCTGGACGAACTCAGGGCATGTCGGCTGGTGGTCGAGGGCACCGGCTCTGTCACCAACGAGAGGGTCTCGACGCTGCGCGAGATGCTGCTGGCGACCAGGGACCGGATCCTCATCAACCTCGACAACAAGCTCGACGTCGGCGACCTCCCGGGCATGATCGCGGTGGCGCGCGATCTCGGCATGGCCGATCAGGTCATCGTCAAGGAGAACCTCTGGAACCAGAACAGGATCGCCACGGTCAAGGCCGCGATGACCGCCATCGGCGGCGGTGTCCAGTTCATGCCGATCATCGCCGATGACGCGGTACACGATGCCGGCTTCGCCGAGACGGTCGACCACGCTTTCTCGCCGCATGCGATCGAGCTGATCAACTGGCGGGCGGGTGCCGAGACGCTGACCGAGACCGGTGGCCCCCTGTTCAGCACGCGCATGCGGGCCGCCGCGGTGCGGGGTAACTGGCACATCTGGGCCGACACCTACGCCATCGTCAACAAGCCGGGCGGCTTCCTGGCCGGCGGCCGTGGCGACGAACTGGCGGTCAAGGCCAGCCTGCCGCGCGAAGCCTGGGGTTTCTGGGCCGATCGTGGCGCCACCATCATCCAGACCGACGAGCCGAAGGCGGCAATCGACTGGCTGGCGGCGAACGGTTTTCGCGTGCCCTACGCCGGGACGGGCGAACGCATCGAGCCTGCCGCGACCGCCAGCATCAATTGA
- the speB gene encoding agmatinase, with the protein MATKNIDHAFTARSKTGGALEPTYSGALSFMRRKYTKDVKGADAVVWGIPFDAAVTNRPGARFGPQAIRRASAILDNDPQYPFSRDLFEHLAVVDYGDCLLDSGNHQKTPGTIEREAAKILKSGAFLLTLGGDHFVTWPLLKAHAAIHGPLALVQFDAHQDTWEDDGKRIDHGSFVGRAVKEGIIDPDRSIQIGIRTHAPDTFGIKILYGHEIEEMRASDIAYAIVDRTGGKKTYLTFDIDCLDPAYAPGTGTPVAGGPSSAKILSTLRQLNQVDIVGADVVEVAPAYDHADITAIAGSMVAMQYLGLLAERKARQVEMNNGNHNGAAVNQGHGI; encoded by the coding sequence ATGGCGACCAAGAACATCGACCATGCCTTCACCGCCCGCTCCAAAACCGGCGGCGCCCTTGAGCCGACCTATTCCGGCGCGCTGTCGTTCATGCGGCGCAAATACACCAAGGACGTGAAGGGCGCGGACGCGGTGGTGTGGGGCATTCCCTTCGACGCCGCCGTCACCAACCGGCCCGGCGCCCGCTTCGGGCCGCAGGCGATTCGCCGTGCCTCCGCGATCCTCGACAATGACCCGCAATACCCGTTCTCGCGCGATCTGTTCGAGCATCTGGCCGTGGTCGACTATGGCGACTGCCTGCTCGACTCCGGCAACCACCAGAAGACGCCCGGCACGATCGAGCGCGAAGCAGCGAAAATCCTGAAGTCGGGCGCCTTCCTGCTGACGCTTGGCGGTGACCATTTCGTCACTTGGCCGCTGCTCAAGGCGCATGCCGCGATCCACGGACCGCTCGCCTTGGTGCAGTTCGACGCGCACCAGGATACGTGGGAAGACGACGGCAAGCGCATCGACCACGGATCCTTCGTCGGCCGTGCGGTCAAGGAAGGCATCATCGACCCCGACCGGTCGATCCAGATCGGCATCCGAACGCACGCGCCCGACACGTTCGGCATCAAGATCCTCTACGGCCATGAGATCGAGGAGATGCGTGCATCCGACATCGCCTATGCCATCGTCGACCGCACGGGCGGCAAGAAGACTTATCTGACCTTCGACATCGACTGCCTTGACCCGGCCTATGCACCCGGCACAGGCACGCCGGTGGCCGGCGGGCCTTCGTCGGCGAAGATCCTGTCGACGCTGCGTCAGCTCAACCAGGTCGATATTGTCGGTGCCGACGTCGTGGAGGTTGCGCCGGCCTACGATCACGCCGATATAACAGCGATCGCCGGCTCGATGGTCGCCATGCAATATCTCGGCCTGCTGGCCGAACGAAAGGCACGACAGGTAGAGATGAACAACGGCAATCACAACGGTGCCGCGGTGAATCAGGGTCACGGCATATAG
- a CDS encoding GNAT family N-acetyltransferase: MADDDLNWRMEEACRAAWPAASETVFHGWVLRRSGGRTRRANSANPLRGRRGAPETVLDAAEAFYIGHGQTPLFRVPDIADELVAALDGRGYQLEGGTIHLHAGIDDLAEVRDEHVSVSPMPSEDWFAARFRMGAYDDTDSRVFRDMTGLIIGERAFVSCEHDSVIAALAYGVIRDGLLVVESVETDRRFRQQGLGRKTVGGLIDWARQAGASAACLQVVADNVPGRALYASLGFNRELYRYHYRRKPYEPR, from the coding sequence ATGGCTGACGACGATCTCAATTGGCGGATGGAAGAGGCATGCCGCGCAGCCTGGCCGGCGGCCTCCGAGACGGTCTTCCATGGCTGGGTTCTGAGGCGCTCGGGTGGCAGGACCCGGCGCGCGAACTCAGCCAATCCTTTGCGGGGCAGGCGGGGAGCGCCTGAAACAGTGCTCGACGCTGCCGAGGCCTTTTATATCGGTCATGGCCAGACGCCTCTCTTCCGCGTGCCTGATATCGCCGACGAACTCGTGGCCGCGCTCGACGGTCGCGGCTACCAGTTGGAGGGCGGAACAATCCATCTCCATGCGGGGATCGACGATTTGGCGGAGGTTCGCGACGAACACGTCTCGGTTTCGCCAATGCCAAGCGAGGACTGGTTCGCTGCGCGGTTCCGCATGGGCGCCTATGACGACACCGACAGCCGCGTCTTTCGCGATATGACTGGGCTGATCATCGGTGAGCGGGCATTCGTATCCTGCGAACACGACAGCGTAATTGCCGCCCTGGCCTATGGCGTCATTCGCGATGGGCTGCTTGTGGTGGAATCGGTTGAAACGGATCGCCGCTTCAGGCAGCAAGGCCTGGGGCGCAAGACCGTTGGCGGCCTGATCGACTGGGCGCGACAGGCAGGTGCCTCGGCGGCATGCCTCCAGGTTGTGGCCGACAACGTGCCGGGCCGCGCGCTCTATGCCTCGCTGGGGTTCAATCGCGAACTCTATCGATATCACTACCGCAGGAAGCCGTATGAACCACGATAG
- a CDS encoding aminoglycoside phosphotransferase family protein: protein MMDAPGFPARWKVSAPELIAETFSSRIWKVVREDGSPAVVKALKPFDDVADELRGEHFLAWRRGEGAVRLLARSGHSMLLEYAGDTLLSRVLDEQGDDAATEIAADLMAKLFSPSKHPFPPELQPLRERFASLFKKAATDRGARRDSLYVEAAAIADRLLDDPHDVRPLHGDLHHENILHGPRGWLAIDPKGVLGDPGFDAANMFYNPLDRDALCLDPLRIAHMGEVFARTLGQSPAAILDHAIAYGCLSAAWHHEDDNAAEENRELSIAKTIRAVRTHF, encoded by the coding sequence TTGATGGACGCACCGGGCTTCCCGGCGCGCTGGAAGGTCAGCGCGCCCGAACTCATTGCCGAGACCTTTTCAAGCCGCATCTGGAAGGTTGTCCGCGAGGACGGCTCGCCGGCCGTCGTCAAGGCGCTCAAGCCTTTCGACGATGTCGCCGACGAGTTGCGCGGCGAGCATTTCCTTGCCTGGCGGCGGGGCGAAGGCGCGGTGCGCCTGCTTGCCCGCTCCGGCCATAGCATGCTGCTCGAATATGCCGGCGATACGCTGCTCTCACGGGTTCTCGATGAACAGGGCGACGACGCCGCAACAGAGATAGCGGCGGATCTGATGGCGAAATTGTTTTCGCCATCGAAGCACCCCTTCCCGCCCGAGCTTCAGCCGCTCAGGGAACGGTTCGCCAGCCTGTTCAAGAAAGCAGCAACAGACCGCGGCGCCCGCCGCGACAGCCTCTATGTCGAGGCCGCCGCCATCGCCGATCGGCTGCTGGATGACCCGCATGACGTCAGGCCGCTGCATGGCGACCTGCATCACGAAAACATCTTGCACGGGCCGCGCGGCTGGCTGGCGATCGACCCGAAGGGCGTGCTTGGCGATCCCGGCTTCGACGCCGCCAACATGTTCTACAATCCGCTCGACCGCGACGCGCTCTGCCTCGATCCTCTACGGATCGCGCACATGGGCGAAGTCTTTGCCAGGACGCTGGGGCAGTCTCCGGCCGCGATACTGGATCATGCCATCGCCTATGGCTGCCTGTCTGCGGCATGGCACCACGAGGACGACAATGCGGCCGAGGAGAACCGCGAGCTGTCGATCGCCAAGACGATTCGGGCCGTGCGGACGCATTTCTGA
- the argC gene encoding N-acetyl-gamma-glutamyl-phosphate reductase — protein sequence MKPKIFIDGEHGTTGLQIRALLAERGDLEIISIPTERRKETAARAEFLNAADIAILCLPDDAAKESVSLIANDTTKVIDASTAHRVAEGWAYGFAEMDKDQAKTIATAKRVANPGCWPQGPIATLRPLVAAGLLPTDFPITVNGISGYSGGGRPMIEDYVAKGEDASEFLPYGLTLQHKHVPELRAYAKLSHDPIMQPAVGNFAQGMITVVPLQLGGLDHVPTGAELHAAIADHFAAIKGGVVEVAPYAHLERVPEIDPEIYNGTNRMKVYVFANDKRAQALLLAVYDNLGKGASGAAVQNMDLMLGL from the coding sequence ATGAAACCGAAAATCTTCATCGACGGCGAGCACGGCACCACCGGCCTCCAGATCCGGGCACTGCTTGCCGAGCGTGGCGACCTGGAGATCATTTCCATTCCCACCGAGCGCCGCAAGGAGACGGCGGCGCGCGCCGAATTCCTCAATGCCGCCGATATCGCGATCCTGTGCCTGCCGGACGACGCGGCGAAGGAGAGCGTCTCGCTGATCGCCAACGACACCACCAAGGTCATCGATGCGTCGACCGCGCATCGCGTCGCCGAAGGCTGGGCATATGGCTTCGCCGAGATGGACAAGGATCAGGCCAAGACGATCGCCACGGCCAAGCGCGTCGCCAATCCCGGCTGCTGGCCGCAGGGACCGATCGCGACACTGCGGCCATTGGTTGCCGCCGGCCTGCTGCCAACCGATTTCCCCATCACCGTCAACGGCATTTCGGGCTATTCGGGCGGGGGGCGGCCGATGATCGAGGACTATGTCGCCAAGGGCGAGGACGCCTCGGAGTTCCTGCCCTACGGCCTGACCCTGCAGCACAAGCACGTGCCGGAACTGAGGGCCTATGCGAAGCTGTCGCATGATCCGATCATGCAGCCGGCGGTGGGCAATTTCGCACAGGGCATGATCACCGTGGTGCCGCTGCAGCTTGGCGGCCTGGACCATGTGCCGACGGGCGCGGAGCTCCATGCGGCCATTGCCGACCATTTCGCCGCGATCAAGGGCGGCGTGGTGGAAGTGGCGCCTTACGCCCATCTGGAGCGTGTGCCGGAGATCGATCCCGAGATCTACAACGGCACCAACCGCATGAAGGTCTACGTCTTTGCCAACGACAAACGCGCGCAGGCACTGCTGCTGGCGGTCTATGACAATCTCGGCAAGGGTGCCTCGGGGGCGGCCGTCCAGAACATGGACCTGATGCTCGGCCTTTGA
- a CDS encoding VOC family protein: MEPRISIVTIATDDLDRAVRFYEAMGLRRHAGITDGVAFFQMGGAILGLFPRASAEADSGITFARAPSAVYLAYNTRSDAEVDEVLAMAEKAGGRIVKPAGRAFWGGWYGYFADADGHVWEVAHNPAFPIAEDGTISLPD, encoded by the coding sequence GTGGAACCGCGCATCTCCATCGTCACCATCGCCACGGACGATCTCGATCGCGCCGTGCGGTTCTACGAGGCGATGGGCCTGAGGCGGCATGCCGGCATCACCGACGGCGTCGCCTTCTTCCAGATGGGCGGCGCCATTCTCGGCCTGTTTCCGCGTGCCAGCGCCGAGGCGGATTCGGGCATCACCTTCGCCAGGGCGCCCTCCGCTGTCTATCTCGCCTACAACACCCGCTCCGACGCTGAAGTCGACGAGGTGCTGGCGATGGCTGAGAAAGCCGGCGGCCGTATCGTCAAGCCGGCCGGCCGCGCCTTCTGGGGCGGCTGGTACGGTTATTTCGCCGATGCCGACGGGCATGTCTGGGAAGTGGCGCACAATCCGGCCTTTCCGATCGCCGAAGACGGCACGATTTCGCTGCCTGATTGA
- the rplM gene encoding 50S ribosomal protein L13, with product MTTFSQKPADVVKKWILIDAEGLVVGRLATVIANHLRGKHKPTFTPHVDDGDNVIVINADKVVFTGKKFTDKVYYWHTGHPGGIKERTARQLLEGRFPERVVEKAVERMVPRGPLGRRQMKNLRVYAGAEHPHVAQQPEVLDVAKLNSKNKKVA from the coding sequence ATGACAACCTTTTCGCAGAAGCCTGCGGATGTGGTGAAGAAGTGGATCCTGATCGACGCCGAGGGTCTCGTCGTTGGTCGTCTGGCCACTGTCATCGCCAATCATCTTCGCGGCAAGCACAAGCCGACCTTCACCCCGCATGTCGACGACGGCGACAATGTCATCGTCATCAATGCCGACAAGGTGGTGTTCACCGGCAAGAAGTTCACCGACAAGGTCTATTACTGGCACACCGGCCACCCCGGCGGCATCAAGGAGCGCACCGCGCGCCAGCTGCTCGAGGGCCGTTTCCCCGAGCGTGTCGTCGAAAAGGCCGTTGAGCGCATGGTGCCGCGTGGTCCGCTTGGCCGTCGCCAGATGAAGAACCTGCGCGTCTATGCAGGCGCAGAGCATCCGCATGTTGCCCAGCAGCCAGAAGTCCTCGACGTGGCCAAGCTGAATTCCAAGAACAAGAAGGTCGCATAA
- a CDS encoding AAA family ATPase codes for MAYRKQLTRLKAPYLKRILLDPERVSDWEKYPWNLPLFRGHEFQLEFTTPITIIVGENGTGKSTLLEAIGALAGYDEAGGGKGYRPVDHSSAIDKSGAALANTFRGHWLPKVTAGWFFRAESFYSVARYLDQAALEDPFKPPPPDFLSWSHGEGFIRFFEERCRRQGIYILDEPESALSPSRQIELLKMLRRMDQSGTAQVIMATHSPLLMACPGAQLFRISRFGLDPTDFTDTDHFRMMRDFCSDPDMFMEEALREADA; via the coding sequence ATGGCCTACCGCAAACAGCTGACACGGCTCAAGGCGCCCTATCTCAAGCGTATCCTGCTCGATCCGGAGCGGGTGTCCGACTGGGAAAAATATCCCTGGAACCTGCCGCTCTTTCGCGGCCACGAATTCCAACTCGAATTCACCACCCCCATCACCATCATCGTCGGCGAGAACGGCACCGGCAAATCCACGCTTCTCGAGGCGATCGGCGCTTTGGCCGGCTACGACGAGGCCGGCGGCGGCAAGGGCTATCGCCCGGTCGACCACTCCAGCGCCATCGACAAGAGCGGCGCCGCATTGGCCAACACATTCCGTGGCCACTGGCTGCCAAAGGTTACCGCCGGCTGGTTCTTTCGCGCCGAATCCTTCTATTCCGTGGCACGTTACCTCGACCAGGCGGCACTGGAAGACCCGTTCAAGCCGCCGCCGCCGGATTTCCTCTCCTGGTCGCACGGCGAGGGGTTCATCCGCTTTTTCGAGGAGCGCTGCCGCAGGCAAGGCATCTACATCCTCGACGAACCGGAGAGCGCGCTTTCGCCATCGCGCCAGATCGAACTGCTCAAGATGCTGCGGCGCATGGACCAGTCCGGCACCGCGCAGGTGATCATGGCGACACACTCGCCGCTGTTGATGGCTTGTCCCGGAGCGCAATTGTTCCGCATCAGCCGGTTCGGGCTCGACCCGACAGATTTCACCGACACCGATCACTTTCGCATGATGCGCGACTTCTGCAGCGACCCCGACATGTTTATGGAGGAAGCGCTGCGGGAAGCCGACGCGTGA
- a CDS encoding enoyl-CoA hydratase, translating into MAEILAIKPVAVEGPVTTRLDKGVLRLTLSNPPANALSLGVMAALTAELDRAKHDKAVRVIVLSAAGKVFCAGHDLKEMTARRADADRGKAFFEETFAACATLMQAIVRHPLPVIAEVDGLATAAGLQLVASCDLAIASHEATFCTPGVNIGLFCSTPMVALSRNVSRKQAMEMLLTGETIDAATAKEFGLVNRVVPREYLNQIVTKYAQTIASKSSLVVKIGKEAFYAQAEMGLADAYAYTGRVMVENMLARDAEEGIGAFIGKRKPEWTDE; encoded by the coding sequence ATGGCCGAAATCCTTGCCATCAAGCCTGTCGCTGTCGAAGGGCCGGTCACGACCAGGCTGGACAAGGGTGTGCTGCGCCTGACGCTCTCCAATCCTCCTGCCAACGCCCTGTCGCTTGGGGTAATGGCGGCACTGACCGCCGAACTCGACCGCGCCAAGCACGACAAGGCCGTTCGCGTCATCGTGCTGTCGGCAGCCGGAAAAGTATTCTGCGCCGGCCATGATCTCAAGGAAATGACGGCGCGCCGCGCCGACGCCGATCGCGGCAAGGCCTTTTTCGAAGAGACGTTCGCCGCCTGTGCGACGCTGATGCAGGCGATTGTGCGCCATCCCTTGCCTGTCATCGCCGAAGTCGATGGCCTGGCGACCGCCGCCGGCCTGCAGCTTGTCGCCAGCTGCGACCTGGCGATCGCCTCCCATGAGGCGACGTTCTGCACGCCGGGCGTCAACATCGGGCTGTTCTGTTCCACGCCGATGGTGGCGCTGTCGCGCAACGTCTCGCGCAAACAGGCGATGGAGATGCTCCTGACCGGCGAGACGATCGACGCGGCCACCGCCAAGGAATTCGGCCTGGTAAACCGCGTCGTGCCGCGCGAATACCTGAATCAGATCGTCACCAAATACGCGCAAACCATTGCTTCCAAATCATCTTTGGTGGTGAAGATCGGCAAGGAGGCCTTTTACGCGCAGGCCGAGATGGGGCTGGCGGATGCCTATGCCTATACCGGCCGCGTCATGGTCGAGAACATGCTGGCGCGCGACGCGGAGGAGGGCATCGGCGCCTTCATCGGCAAGCGCAAGCCGGAATGGACGGACGAGTAA